In Tubulanus polymorphus chromosome 2, tnTubPoly1.2, whole genome shotgun sequence, a single window of DNA contains:
- the LOC141900876 gene encoding uncharacterized protein LOC141900876 isoform X3, whose product MHVEELKPLRGAVSWTCKAFTYFVHSIDRTLLENYFQRMKNPKLRSGETTNGGRSTRRNTAHNDHPYQAAKALDFDSSSNDASTVDSGFGPTTRRQWNEICAKPASEKENDQNEKRTKEHTKAPKRKSRSARDIRRNQSSKQRRRQYKLSDENHLVAKSHMAATNQQAMESLDLLHTHTLLSNTNSGTNMYNDLSMVRDDLMPSTKPALPPRSAGPANLDELFALLRQQYEDYMNYMGSAQQKEELSKRVDQAKLYNHELKQQAANLETQISNLQTEGIVKFKTRLKEFDIEADSTQEFLYKSKEIVSKHKELEVQATSLQATVQHLEHEQKQLVNTLQQMKSGKLTSIKPELIAPLTYDCLSKEVAACLVWKRQLQSTVGNLETEIHKLSHIKQEKDDKRNVLKPKQSKSMKTKDVNKKQNDSFDAHLHSIITNALLADKSVSIKKETDESGITQPTGQILHSVLKGELTKLGSVSTNKANALKDITGTGEPTEAFVKKETVNRLEQNYSPISRPSSSSSTDSTESITAVMQDANALFYKANHVGYNSVRSHLMMASNPAPVLTPLNILPTYSPIGGGYHLPPQIASSSSASSAHSMYMVHPLYTNALLQEQGIKQSNSRKRSTVKPPNTSPNKRLCPEKCTTPCLAENDVVSSIMTNVTQPLSISAISSPDSSAKSSPTKLSPIKAHDEVDGKSLPENKNSRMKESPNKWQAEISSGFDALVALASSELENRRKSSDGQSPSQQLNTDVNKVERAGPNPTIPETVTAFDQNKVCETGESISKRVSPITLSLKGIVSESVVPNKKTSNSPDSLCSQPCDSVDSGIGQSNNESENSQRSTPIGFVAVKSRSRSCSPCVDMDAKEAEKYETYDRHFKKKFFMKDRQWKVENVSDTPAIEEMRHHKFRPKGKEWDKTFGAIHGETVNCGTKSPLTTNCPKSKSPVVSVMQISSTTCVTTTSSSQSINSSTNINTVSSTTKTVQSAIDTPVSNISENTENVSTPPLIENTPKQLEQPSKTSSKNQPKNYPSVTRSNQNSRSPHQHKSKNQQQQKGQYGHKPFHLPNKTSDSNNQVRQLTGLPPPRLSMGYDHLQPKQPSPRATGMLGPEFRGSGNKNGPPPYVMHPGHFPPRHPMQQHMHRAMFNDYGPPAPRPFFGHGPPPFNMGNGRFYNNRPPMPRQGRP is encoded by the exons ATGCACGTCGAGGAATTAAAACCGTTACGTGGTGCAGTGTCGTGGACTTGCAAAGCGTTCACATATTTTGTGCACTCTATCGATCGCACGTTG ttagaaaattattttcaaagaatgaaaaatccaAAACTAAGG TCTGGTGAAACTACAAATGGAGGTCGATCAACACGACGAAATACAGCTCATAATGATCATCCATACCAGGCAGCTAAAGCACTCGATTTCGATAGTTCAAGTAATGATGCTTCGACTGTAGATTCTGGATTTGGGCCAACAACTAGGCGTCAGTGGAATGAAATCTGCGCGAAACCCGCgtcagaaaaagaaaatgaccAG AATGAAAAGCGTACAAAAGAACATACCAAGGCTCCGAAACGAAAATCTCGTTCTGCTCGGGATATTAGACGGAATCAGTCCTCGAAGCAACGTAGACGGCAGTACAAATTATCAG ATGAAAATCATTTAGTTGCAAAGAGTCATATGGCAGCTACTAATCAACAAGCAATGGAAAGTCTAGATCTGCTGCATACACATACACTCCTTAGTAATACAAACTCAGGGACGAATATGTATAACGACCTCAGTATGGTCAGAGATGATTTAATGCCATCCACAAAACCAGCTTTGCCTCCGCGTAGTGCAGGACCTGCTAATCTTGATGAGCTTTTTG CTTTACTTCGTCAGCAATATGAGGATTATATGAACTACATGGGTTCGGCACAACAAAAAGAGGAACTTTCAAAGAGAGTTGATCAAGCCAAG TTGTATAACCATGAATTGAAACAACAGGCAGCAAATCTCGAAactcaaatatcaaatcttCAAACAGAAGGAATAGTTAAATTTAAAACTAGACTCAAGGAG TTTGATATTGAAGCAGACAGTACTCAAGAATTTCTCTACAAGTCAAAGGAGATTGTATCTAAGCATAAGGAATTAGAAGTGCAGGCAACTTCGCTGCAGGCAACTGTGCAACACTTGGAGCATGAACAAAAACAATTG GTCAATACTCTTCAACAGATGAAATCTGGAAAACTGACTAGCATAAAACCT GAACTCATTGCTCCCCTGACTTATGATTGTTTGTCGAAAGAGGTTGCTGCTTGTCTTGTATGGAAAAGACAGCTGCAGTCAACTGTGGGAAACCTTGAAACTGAGATTCATAAACTGTCTCATATAAAACAGGAAAAAGATGACAAACGAAATGTACTAAAACCTAAACAATCCAAATCAATGAAGACGAAAGATGTAAATAAGAAACAAAATGATTCTTTTGATGCACATTTACACAGCATCATCACTAATGCCCTCCTAGCTGACAAATCTGTTAGCATCAAAAAAGAAACTGATGAGTCTGGTATCACACAACCAACTGGACAGATTCTACATTCAGTTTTGAAGGGTGAACTGACTAAATTGGGCAGTGTGTCCACTAATAAAGCAAATGCCTTGAAAGATATCACAGGAACAGGTGAACCAACTGAGGCTTTTGTGAAGAAAGAAACTGTCAATCGTCTGGAGCAGAACTACTCGCCGATAAGTCGACCGAGTAGTTCCAGTAGTACAGATTCTACTGAATCTATTACTGCTGTAATGCAGGATGCTAATGCTCTTTTCTACAAAGCAAATCATGTTGGTTATAATTCTGTGAGAAGCCATTTAATGATGGCATCGAATCCAGCACCGGTGTTGACACCATTGAATATTCTACCTACATATTCACCAATAGGTGGTGGGTATCATTTGCCACCACAGATAGCTTCATCTAGTTCAGCGAGTAGCGCTCATAGCATGTACATGGTTCATCCTTTATACACCAACGCTCTGCTTCAAGAACAAGGGATAAAACAATCTAACAGCAGAAAACGCTCGACTGTGAAACCACCAAATACAAGTCCGAATAAAAGATTGTGTCCAGAAAAATGTACGACACCATGTTTGGCTGAAAATGATGTTGTATCTTCAATAATGACAAATGTAACTCAACCATTGTCAATCTCTGCAATATCATCTCCTGATTCATCTGCAAAATCTTCACCGACCAAACTCAGCCCTATAAAAGCCCATGATGAAGTTGATGGAAAATCGCTTCCAGAAAACA AAAATAGTCGTATGAAAGAATCTCCAAATAAATGGCAAGCTGAAATAAGCAGTGGATTTGATGCTCTGGTTGCCCTTGCGTCATCAGAGTTAGAAAACAGACGAAAAAGCTCAGATGGTCAATCGCCATCCCAACAGCTTAATACGGATGTAAATAAGGTCGAAAGAGCTGGCCCCAATCCCACAATACCAGAAACTGTTACAGCATTCGATCAAAACAAAGTTTGTGAAACCGGTGAAAGCATATCCAAAAGAGTGTCACCTATTACGTTGTCACTAAAAGGTATTGTGTCTGAATCTGTGGTGCCCAACAAAAAGACAAGTAATTCACCAGATTCACTGTGTAGTCAGCCTTGTGATAGTGTTGATAGTGGTATTGGACAAAGCAATAATGAATCAGAAAATTCACAGAGATCCACACCAATCGGGTTTGTGGCTGTGAAGTCAAGGTCTAGGTCTTGTAGTCCATGCGTTGATATGGATGCGAAAGAAGCTGAAAAATATGAGACTTATGATCGGCACTTCAAGAAGAAATTTTTTATGAAGGATCGTCAGTGGAAAGTGGAGAATGTATCTGATACACCAGCGATTGAAGAAATGAGACATCATAAATTCCGGCCAAAGGGTAAAGAATGGGATAAAACATTTGGTGCGATCCATGGAGAAACTGTCAACTGTGGGACTAAATCTCCATTAACCACGAACTGTCCTAAAAGTAAATCACCAGTTGTGTCTGTCATGCAGATTTCATCGACTACCTGTGTTACAACAACTAGTTCTAGTCAGTCAATCAATAGTTCAACCAACATCAATACAGTTTCCTCAACCACTAAAACTGTACAGTCAGCTATAGATACCCCTGTATCTAACATATCAGAAAACACTGAAAATGTGTCTACACCTCCTCTAATAGAAAATACTCCAAAACAACTGGAACAACCGAGTAAAACGTCTTCAAAAAATCAGCCGAAAAATTATCCATCGGTTACACGCTCAAACCAAAATTCTCGCTCGCCTCATCAACATAAGTCCAAAAACCAGCAACAGCAGAAGGGCCAATATGGCCACAAGCCATTCCATTTACCgaataaaacatcagattCTAACAACCAAGTTAGACAGTTGACTGGGCTACCTCCACCAAGATTAAGCATGGGCTATGACCATCTTCAACCAAAGCAGCCATCACCCAGGGCTACTGGTATGCTAG GTCCAGAATTCAGAGGTTCTGGTAATAAAAATGGTCCACCACCATATGTGATGCACCCAGGACATTTTCCACCTAGGCATCCCATGCAACAGCACATGCATCGGGCGATGTTCAATGATTATGGTCCACCAGCTCCTAGGCCATTCTTCGGACATGGACCTCCTCCTTTTAATATGGGAAATGGCCGATTCTACAACAACCGACCACCAATGCCACGACAAG GTCGGCCTTGA